The Natrinema salaciae genome includes a window with the following:
- a CDS encoding FAD-binding oxidoreductase: MAVTTTPVDDGVIDGFGEGLHGELLRPDDPNYDDARAIWNGMIDRYPALIVRAMGVSDVIAAVTFAREQELVLAVRGGGHNIAGNAVCDDGLMLDLSAMRSVRVDPAEQTARVEPGATLADVDQETQAFGLATPLGINSTTGIAGLTLGGGFGWITRKYGMTVDNLRSVDVVTADGELRHASEAEHPDLFWGIRGGGGNFGVVTAFEFDLHEVGPEVLAGMVVYHGADAPEVLRHVRDFNETAPDESTVWMVLRKAPPLPFLPERVHGEDVVVVVPFYAGDIADGEAVLAPVREYGEPIADTVGPVQYAAFQQAFDPLLTEGARNYWKSHNFSAISDDAIDTIVDYARDLPTPLSEIFFGQLGGAMGRVPADATAFPHRDAAYGMNVHTRWEDPAMDDECIAWSREFFDAMAPYATGGVYVNFISEDEGEENLAYGENQDRLAEIKAAYDPENLFRMNQNVEPAR; the protein is encoded by the coding sequence ATGGCAGTGACGACCACACCCGTAGACGACGGTGTAATAGACGGATTCGGCGAGGGCCTCCACGGCGAGTTGCTCCGGCCGGACGATCCGAACTACGACGACGCGAGGGCGATCTGGAACGGGATGATCGATCGCTATCCGGCACTCATCGTGCGAGCGATGGGCGTCTCGGACGTGATCGCGGCGGTGACCTTCGCCCGCGAGCAGGAGCTGGTCCTCGCGGTTCGCGGCGGGGGACACAACATCGCGGGAAACGCGGTCTGCGACGACGGGCTGATGCTCGACCTCTCGGCGATGCGGTCGGTTCGCGTCGATCCGGCTGAGCAAACGGCTCGAGTCGAGCCGGGTGCGACCCTCGCCGATGTCGATCAGGAAACGCAGGCGTTCGGGCTGGCGACGCCGCTCGGGATCAATTCGACGACGGGCATCGCGGGGCTCACGCTCGGCGGCGGGTTCGGGTGGATCACCCGCAAATACGGCATGACCGTCGACAACCTGCGCTCCGTCGACGTCGTCACTGCGGACGGTGAACTGCGGCACGCGAGCGAGGCGGAGCACCCGGATCTCTTCTGGGGAATCCGCGGCGGCGGCGGCAACTTCGGCGTGGTCACCGCCTTCGAGTTCGACCTCCACGAGGTCGGCCCCGAGGTGCTCGCCGGGATGGTCGTCTATCACGGCGCGGACGCGCCGGAGGTCCTCCGGCACGTTCGGGATTTCAACGAGACCGCACCGGACGAGTCGACGGTCTGGATGGTTCTCCGCAAGGCACCGCCCCTTCCGTTCCTGCCGGAGCGCGTCCACGGCGAGGACGTGGTCGTGGTGGTCCCGTTTTACGCCGGCGACATCGCCGACGGCGAAGCGGTGCTGGCCCCGGTTCGCGAGTACGGCGAGCCGATCGCCGACACCGTCGGTCCGGTCCAGTACGCGGCGTTCCAGCAAGCGTTCGATCCCCTGCTCACCGAGGGCGCCCGGAACTACTGGAAGTCACACAACTTCAGTGCGATCTCGGACGACGCGATCGATACCATCGTCGACTACGCGCGGGATCTGCCGACGCCCCTGTCCGAAATCTTCTTCGGACAGCTCGGCGGCGCGATGGGCCGGGTACCGGCGGACGCGACTGCCTTCCCGCACCGCGATGCGGCGTACGGGATGAACGTCCACACGCGCTGGGAGGACCCCGCGATGGACGACGAGTGTATCGCCTGGTCCCGAGAGTTCTTCGACGCGATGGCTCCGTACGCCACCGGGGGAGTCTACGTGAACTTCATCAGTGAGGACGAAGGCGAAGAGAATCTCGCCTACGGCGAGAACCAGGACCGGCTGGCCGAGATCAAGGCCGCGTACGATCCGGAGAACCTGTTCCGGATGAACCAGAACGTCGAGCCGGCCCGGTAA
- a CDS encoding FAD-binding oxidoreductase, with product MGTAYKSAGDEALEELPDDAVRSFRSGFHGDVLRPSDEGYDDARAIWNGMIDKYPALVARCSGVVDVVTAVTFAREHGLELAVRSGGHNVAGTAVCDGGLVVDLSAMNGVRVDRDAGTVRAEGGATLGDVDRETQRLGLATALGAVSQTGIAGLTLNGGYGHLSRQYGLALDNLGSVEIVTADGQVRTASADRNEDLFWAVRGGGGNLGVVTGFEYVLHEVGPEVYAFFVWFHGDAAAAAMAAFEEWTETAPRDAGVLAFTAHVPELEEFPEETWGEPAVAFLGSARDDSAADGEVFESLRDVATPIADMSGPMAYADLQSMLDEDYPDGLRYYWKSIFLEELTDEVFDRMVRYNDSAPSALSTIDCWHLGDAVADVPQDATAFWHRDKPYMLTVEANWEDSDDDDANVSWAREVFADVQALPVASGRYGNFPGLNEDPAKLLYGDNYDRLVEVKTKYDPENLFRSNQNVAPRAGAK from the coding sequence ATGGGAACAGCATACAAATCGGCGGGCGACGAAGCGCTCGAGGAGCTCCCGGACGACGCCGTTCGATCCTTTCGTTCGGGATTCCACGGCGACGTGCTGCGTCCATCCGACGAGGGATACGACGACGCGAGGGCGATCTGGAACGGGATGATAGACAAGTATCCGGCGCTCGTCGCGCGCTGTTCCGGCGTCGTCGACGTCGTCACGGCGGTGACCTTCGCCCGGGAACACGGCCTCGAGCTCGCGGTCCGGAGTGGCGGTCACAACGTGGCCGGGACGGCAGTCTGCGACGGCGGCCTCGTCGTCGACCTCTCGGCCATGAACGGCGTTCGGGTCGACCGCGACGCGGGGACCGTCCGCGCCGAAGGCGGTGCGACGCTCGGTGACGTCGACCGGGAGACGCAGCGCCTCGGCCTCGCGACGGCACTCGGTGCCGTCTCGCAGACGGGGATCGCCGGATTGACCCTCAACGGCGGCTACGGTCACCTGAGTCGACAGTACGGGTTGGCGCTGGACAACCTGGGCAGCGTCGAGATCGTGACCGCCGACGGACAGGTGCGAACCGCCAGCGCCGACCGAAACGAGGACCTCTTCTGGGCGGTCCGCGGCGGCGGCGGCAACCTCGGCGTGGTCACTGGCTTCGAGTACGTGCTCCACGAGGTCGGCCCCGAGGTGTACGCCTTCTTCGTCTGGTTCCACGGCGACGCCGCCGCCGCGGCGATGGCGGCGTTCGAGGAGTGGACCGAGACCGCGCCCCGAGACGCAGGGGTCCTCGCGTTCACCGCCCACGTCCCCGAGCTCGAGGAGTTCCCCGAGGAGACGTGGGGCGAACCGGCGGTCGCGTTCCTCGGGTCCGCCCGCGACGACTCGGCTGCCGACGGCGAGGTCTTCGAATCGCTTCGCGACGTCGCGACGCCAATCGCCGACATGAGCGGGCCGATGGCCTACGCCGACCTCCAGTCGATGCTCGACGAGGACTACCCGGACGGGCTGCGATACTACTGGAAGTCGATCTTCCTCGAAGAACTCACCGACGAGGTCTTCGACCGTATGGTCCGGTACAACGACTCGGCCCCGTCGGCGCTCTCGACGATCGACTGCTGGCACCTCGGCGACGCGGTCGCGGACGTTCCACAGGACGCGACCGCGTTCTGGCACCGGGACAAGCCGTACATGCTCACCGTCGAGGCGAACTGGGAGGACTCCGACGACGACGACGCGAACGTGAGCTGGGCCCGCGAGGTGTTCGCCGACGTGCAGGCGCTGCCGGTCGCGTCCGGCCGCTACGGCAACTTCCCGGGACTCAACGAAGACCCCGCGAAACTGCTCTACGGCGACAACTACGATCGGCTGGTCGAGGTCAAGACGAAATACGACCCGGAGAACCTGTTCCGGTCGAACCAGAACGTCGCGCCGCGAGCGGGAGCGAAGTGA
- a CDS encoding ester cyclase, with protein sequence MGGPSATEPAEPTIEDRNERLVRDYFAAVWNDGDLEALDTDAVSDDYVLHHGTDGAYTVDELRTAWADWYAAFPDLRNEIEDAITTADRVVVRYRFSGTHEAAVFGVPATGTEVETAGIVVFSVEDVQISEAWAIDDVDELRSQLGARRAGAERPDS encoded by the coding sequence ATGGGCGGCCCCTCGGCGACCGAGCCCGCCGAGCCGACGATCGAAGACCGAAACGAGCGACTCGTTCGGGACTACTTCGCGGCCGTCTGGAACGACGGCGACCTCGAGGCGCTCGACACCGACGCGGTCAGCGACGATTACGTGCTCCACCACGGGACGGACGGCGCGTACACGGTCGACGAACTGCGAACTGCGTGGGCGGACTGGTACGCGGCGTTTCCGGACCTGCGAAACGAGATCGAGGACGCGATCACGACGGCCGATCGGGTCGTCGTCCGGTACCGGTTTTCGGGAACGCACGAAGCGGCAGTTTTCGGCGTGCCGGCGACGGGAACCGAGGTCGAAACAGCCGGCATCGTCGTCTTCAGCGTCGAAGACGTGCAGATATCGGAAGCGTGGGCGATCGACGACGTGGACGAACTGCGCTCACAGCTCGGCGCTCGACGGGCCGGTGCGGAACGACCCGACTCGTGA
- the cofD gene encoding 2-phospho-L-lactate transferase, producing MVTFLSGGTGTPKLLDGAAAAFSPEETTVVANTGDDIELGGLFISPDIDTLLFQGGGILDRETWWGIKSDTHRTNSALMDIAEAADLPTGPQYLPEEDQTGSRELANWRRFSGVAEFMTIGDRDRAVHITRTSLLDEGYTLSEVTERLAGAFGLTIDLLPMSDDPIASLVHTDEGLMHFQEYWVAREGEPSVDTVEFRGSSKAEPAPGVLEALEDTVVIGPSNPVTSIGPMLALPGVADALAQTTVVAVSPFLGDDAFSGPAGDLMKAVNADPSTDGLATAYPFADAFVIDESDDADFDRPTVETDIRIDTRGDAARVVRAVEDAIGRVI from the coding sequence ATGGTAACCTTCCTCTCCGGCGGCACGGGAACGCCGAAGCTGTTAGACGGCGCCGCAGCCGCGTTCTCGCCGGAGGAGACCACGGTCGTCGCCAACACGGGCGACGACATCGAACTCGGCGGGCTCTTCATCTCGCCGGACATCGATACGCTGCTGTTTCAGGGCGGTGGGATCCTCGACCGAGAGACGTGGTGGGGAATCAAGAGCGACACGCACCGAACCAACTCGGCGCTGATGGACATCGCCGAGGCCGCGGACCTCCCGACGGGCCCGCAGTACCTTCCCGAAGAAGATCAGACCGGGAGCCGCGAGCTCGCGAACTGGCGGCGCTTCTCGGGCGTCGCCGAGTTCATGACGATCGGCGACCGCGACCGGGCCGTCCACATCACGCGGACGAGCCTGCTCGACGAGGGGTACACGCTGAGCGAGGTGACCGAGCGTCTCGCCGGCGCGTTCGGACTGACGATCGATCTGCTCCCGATGAGCGACGACCCCATCGCCAGCCTCGTCCACACCGACGAGGGCCTCATGCACTTCCAGGAGTACTGGGTCGCCCGCGAGGGCGAGCCGAGCGTCGACACCGTCGAGTTCCGCGGCTCCTCGAAGGCCGAGCCCGCACCGGGCGTCCTCGAGGCGCTCGAAGACACCGTCGTCATCGGCCCGTCGAACCCGGTCACCAGCATCGGCCCGATGCTCGCGCTGCCGGGCGTGGCGGACGCGCTCGCCCAGACGACCGTCGTCGCCGTCTCCCCGTTCCTCGGCGACGACGCCTTCTCCGGACCCGCGGGCGACCTCATGAAGGCCGTCAACGCCGATCCGAGCACCGACGGGCTGGCGACTGCCTACCCGTTCGCGGACGCCTTCGTGATCGACGAGAGCGACGACGCCGACTTCGATCGACCGACGGTCGAGACCGACATCCGAATCGACACCCGAGGGGACGCCGCGCGAGTGGTCCGCGCGGTCGAAGACGCGATCGGCCGCGTGATCTGA
- a CDS encoding tRNA-dihydrouridine synthase, producing MSSTPSFVPPLALASLSGEADADWARAGAAYAGAAFLGGIALDADARAAARELVDRDRNEFLPDDPLAFIDRELEALAETPIQPAFNVRSATVEPVAEAARVCRDRDAYLEINAHCRQDELRAVGCGETLLRDGERLAEAVDRAAETGATVGVKVRAEVPGVDLPELARGLEAAGADFVHVDAMDSESVVADVVDATELFVIANNGVRDDETVREYVDYGADAVSVGRPSDNPVVLERVREAVDRRLGLAATE from the coding sequence GTGTCCTCGACACCGTCGTTCGTCCCGCCGCTCGCGCTCGCGAGTCTCAGCGGCGAGGCCGACGCCGACTGGGCACGGGCCGGCGCGGCGTACGCGGGCGCCGCGTTCCTCGGCGGGATCGCCCTCGACGCGGACGCGAGAGCCGCCGCTCGAGAGCTCGTCGACCGCGACCGCAACGAGTTCCTGCCGGACGATCCGCTCGCCTTCATCGACCGGGAACTCGAGGCCCTCGCGGAGACGCCGATCCAGCCGGCGTTCAACGTCCGGAGCGCGACCGTCGAGCCGGTCGCCGAGGCCGCCCGCGTCTGTCGGGACCGAGACGCGTACCTCGAGATCAACGCCCACTGTCGACAGGACGAACTCCGTGCCGTCGGCTGTGGCGAGACGCTCCTGCGGGACGGCGAGCGCCTCGCCGAAGCCGTCGACCGAGCCGCCGAGACCGGCGCGACCGTCGGCGTGAAGGTTCGCGCGGAGGTTCCCGGCGTCGACCTGCCGGAACTGGCGCGGGGGCTCGAGGCCGCGGGTGCCGACTTCGTCCACGTCGACGCGATGGACAGCGAGTCCGTCGTCGCCGACGTGGTCGACGCGACCGAGCTGTTCGTCATCGCCAACAACGGCGTCCGCGACGACGAGACCGTCCGCGAGTACGTCGACTACGGTGCCGACGCAGTGAGCGTCGGTCGGCCCAGCGACAATCCGGTCGTGCTCGAGCGCGTTCGCGAGGCGGTCGACCGGCGGCTGGGACTCGCGGCGACCGAGTAG
- a CDS encoding endonuclease/exonuclease/phosphatase family protein, translating to MVRDATRRQFVTATGAAIASTGITGTASATGGRAPTAVRYAAFNVIELETGQVQEPGDEQAEAAARIIQEVRPDVLVVNELTNNIQEGERTDRTNIDAFVENYLSVPQRDDLEGIDYPHTLQPDSNTGVLPDDPYDFDKDGERGQRPGDAFGFGEYPGHYAFAIASRYPIRKEGIRSFQEFRWDEMPDNLIVTEESAGDDAERYLTAEEREVFRLSSKTHIDVPFDVDGDLVHGLFAHPTPPGFDGPENFNGRWNHDEVRFLADYVAGADYIYDDSGVSGGLEDDASYVLLGDMNAGPRTDRPLDPATTFLFANDDFDTCRLPTSPGGAQRGNPYATRFGGDFDGVVEQIDYVLPSPDLSIRRSSVVWPADAANERGLGDDVSRASDHRLVWADIVA from the coding sequence ATGGTCCGAGACGCGACCAGGCGTCAGTTCGTGACGGCGACCGGTGCAGCGATCGCATCGACGGGGATCACCGGCACAGCGAGCGCGACCGGCGGCCGAGCACCCACCGCCGTCCGGTACGCGGCGTTCAACGTGATCGAACTCGAGACCGGGCAGGTCCAGGAGCCGGGCGACGAGCAGGCGGAAGCCGCGGCCCGAATTATCCAGGAGGTTCGGCCGGACGTACTGGTCGTCAACGAACTCACCAACAACATCCAGGAAGGGGAGCGGACGGATCGCACCAACATCGACGCGTTCGTCGAGAACTACCTGTCGGTTCCCCAGCGCGACGATCTCGAGGGGATCGACTACCCGCACACGCTACAGCCCGACAGCAATACGGGCGTACTGCCCGACGATCCGTACGACTTCGACAAGGACGGTGAGCGCGGGCAGCGACCGGGCGACGCGTTCGGATTCGGGGAGTACCCGGGCCACTACGCGTTCGCGATCGCCAGCCGCTACCCGATCCGGAAGGAGGGAATCCGCTCGTTCCAGGAGTTCCGCTGGGACGAGATGCCCGACAACCTGATCGTCACCGAGGAATCGGCCGGCGACGACGCCGAACGCTACCTCACCGCCGAGGAGCGGGAGGTGTTCCGCCTCTCCTCGAAGACCCACATCGACGTGCCGTTCGACGTGGACGGGGACCTCGTCCACGGGCTGTTCGCCCATCCGACGCCGCCGGGGTTTGACGGCCCCGAAAACTTCAACGGACGGTGGAATCACGACGAAGTTCGGTTCCTCGCGGACTACGTCGCGGGCGCGGACTACATCTACGACGACAGCGGCGTGAGCGGCGGCCTCGAGGACGACGCGTCGTACGTCCTGCTGGGCGACATGAACGCGGGTCCCCGGACCGATCGGCCGCTCGACCCCGCGACGACGTTCCTCTTCGCCAACGACGACTTCGACACCTGCCGGCTGCCGACCAGTCCGGGCGGCGCACAGCGGGGGAACCCGTACGCGACCCGGTTCGGCGGCGACTTCGACGGCGTCGTCGAACAGATCGACTACGTCCTTCCGTCGCCGGACCTCTCGATCCGGCGGTCGTCGGTCGTCTGGCCCGCTGACGCCGCGAACGAGCGGGGCCTCGGCGACGACGTCTCGAGGGCGTCCGACCACCGGCTCGTCTGGGCGGACATCGTCGCCTAG
- a CDS encoding cupin domain-containing protein encodes MGYDTAAKTDPESVMDEEWGGMWFLKDDLDTAELGVSVLELEPDGKGMEHDETDSGQEEVYYVVEGTVEIELADADETVALEADELIRLDPEETRQIHNRGDERAKLVLIGAPL; translated from the coding sequence ATGGGCTACGACACTGCCGCGAAGACCGACCCGGAGTCAGTCATGGACGAGGAGTGGGGCGGAATGTGGTTCCTCAAGGACGACCTCGACACGGCGGAGCTCGGCGTTTCGGTCCTCGAGCTCGAGCCCGACGGCAAGGGAATGGAACACGACGAGACCGACTCGGGGCAGGAGGAGGTCTACTACGTCGTCGAGGGAACGGTCGAGATCGAACTCGCCGACGCCGACGAGACGGTCGCGCTCGAGGCGGACGAGCTGATCCGACTGGATCCCGAGGAGACGCGTCAGATCCACAACCGCGGCGACGAGCGCGCGAAGCTCGTACTGATCGGCGCGCCGCTCTGA
- a CDS encoding triphosphoribosyl-dephospho-CoA synthase encodes MRTSAQNAELALLLEVAGTPKPGNVDRHRDLDDLRFEHFLAGAVGARDGLELAADGAAVGPAFERAVSGMAAQQGGNTQFGSLLLLVPLVRAAREELSQPVVESVVRETTVGDAASFYRAFEHVDVAVDDPPEDMAALDVRRGTDAIPALEERGLTLLEIMDRSVPGDDVAREWVRGFERSFAAAERLADADGPVADRTAAVFLSLLAERPDTLVATRHDEDTARDVTDRAAALLEDDALETDRDAVESFADDLVARGINPGTTADVTAAGLFVALEHGAIAP; translated from the coding sequence ATGCGAACGTCGGCTCAGAACGCGGAACTGGCGCTGCTCCTCGAGGTCGCGGGGACCCCGAAGCCGGGGAACGTCGACCGCCACCGGGACCTCGACGACCTGCGGTTCGAACACTTCCTCGCGGGGGCGGTGGGAGCCCGCGACGGGCTCGAACTGGCGGCCGACGGCGCGGCCGTCGGCCCGGCGTTCGAGCGGGCCGTCAGCGGCATGGCCGCCCAGCAAGGGGGAAACACGCAGTTCGGATCGCTGCTGTTGCTCGTCCCGCTCGTCCGCGCCGCCCGCGAGGAGCTGTCCCAACCCGTCGTCGAATCCGTCGTGCGGGAGACGACCGTCGGCGACGCGGCGTCGTTCTACCGCGCGTTCGAGCACGTCGACGTGGCGGTCGACGATCCACCCGAGGACATGGCCGCCCTGGACGTCCGCCGCGGCACGGACGCGATTCCGGCGCTCGAGGAGCGCGGGCTGACGCTGCTGGAGATCATGGATCGCAGCGTGCCGGGCGACGACGTCGCTCGCGAATGGGTCCGCGGTTTCGAGCGATCGTTCGCCGCGGCCGAACGACTCGCCGACGCCGACGGACCGGTCGCCGATCGGACCGCGGCGGTCTTCCTCTCGCTCCTCGCCGAGCGACCGGACACGCTCGTGGCGACCCGCCACGACGAGGATACCGCTCGAGACGTGACCGACCGCGCCGCGGCGCTGCTCGAGGACGACGCCCTCGAGACGGACCGAGACGCCGTCGAGTCCTTCGCCGACGACCTCGTCGCGCGGGGAATCAACCCCGGAACGACGGCGGACGTCACCGCGGCCGGCCTGTTCGTCGCGCTCGAGCACGGGGCGATCGCACCGTGA
- a CDS encoding DUF447 domain-containing protein, translating into MSDDRNAGTDREGESTGPAEWPVALAGVTESVVTTLGPNGLWNAAALGLHAGDPVTARTWGNTRTRRNFHRQGTGYVQFVDDPVDFADAALSIVEREEPVLESANAWARVAVDRVDAGSEGDTEWEEWTLRPLESAVERETVPTIDRGFGAVVEATVAASRLAVPEYDERELRDRLAYCADVVDRAGGPREREALERVRDHTTW; encoded by the coding sequence GTGAGCGACGATCGAAACGCGGGAACCGACCGCGAGGGCGAGTCGACGGGGCCCGCGGAGTGGCCCGTCGCGCTCGCCGGCGTCACCGAATCGGTCGTGACGACGCTGGGTCCGAACGGGCTGTGGAACGCCGCGGCGCTCGGCCTCCACGCCGGCGATCCCGTCACCGCGCGGACGTGGGGGAACACCCGCACCCGTCGGAACTTCCACCGGCAGGGGACGGGCTACGTCCAGTTCGTCGACGACCCCGTCGACTTCGCCGACGCCGCCCTCTCGATCGTCGAACGCGAGGAACCGGTCCTCGAGTCCGCGAACGCCTGGGCGCGCGTGGCCGTCGACCGGGTCGATGCGGGGAGCGAGGGCGACACCGAGTGGGAAGAGTGGACCCTCCGCCCCCTCGAGTCGGCGGTCGAGCGCGAAACCGTTCCGACGATCGACCGCGGGTTCGGTGCCGTCGTCGAGGCGACCGTCGCCGCGTCGCGGCTCGCCGTCCCCGAGTACGACGAGCGCGAACTGCGGGACCGCCTCGCGTACTGCGCCGACGTCGTGGACCGCGCCGGCGGACCGCGCGAGCGTGAGGCGCTCGAGCGCGTACGCGACCACACGACGTGGTGA
- a CDS encoding 30S ribosomal protein S17e: MAIKPAYVKKTGNLLLERYPEAFTTDFEQNKESVTKLTNVESKGVRNRIAGYVTRKKGAEVPA, from the coding sequence ATGGCAATCAAACCGGCCTACGTCAAGAAGACCGGGAACCTCCTCCTGGAACGGTACCCGGAGGCGTTCACGACCGACTTCGAACAGAACAAAGAGAGCGTCACCAAACTCACCAACGTCGAATCCAAGGGCGTCCGCAACCGTATCGCCGGCTACGTGACCCGGAAGAAAGGCGCTGAAGTTCCCGCATAA
- the asd gene encoding aspartate-semialdehyde dehydrogenase, whose product MAVRVGVLGATGAVGQRLIQLLDPHPDFEIAALTASESSAGKTYRQAAKWRVDSPIPADVAEMTVTATDPDEVPNDVDMLFSSLPSSIGAEVEPPFCEDGYVVSSNSSNGRMDDDIPLVIPEVNADHLDLLEVQRDERGWDGAMVKNPNCSTITFVPTLAALTDFGLEKVHVSTLQAVSGAGYDGVTSMEIIDNAIPYIGGEEDKLETESRKLLGTFDGAELSHNGMSVAASCNRIPTIDGHLENVWVETEDELTADAAAEAMREYPSLDLRSSPDPLIHVFDEPDRPQPRMDRTLGDGMAIAAGGLQESPFGLQYNCLAHNTIRGAAGASVLNGELLLENGYI is encoded by the coding sequence ATGGCAGTACGAGTAGGCGTACTCGGTGCGACCGGCGCCGTTGGACAGCGACTGATTCAGCTGCTCGATCCCCATCCCGATTTCGAGATTGCAGCACTCACCGCGAGCGAATCCAGTGCCGGCAAGACGTATCGACAGGCCGCGAAGTGGCGCGTCGACAGTCCCATTCCCGCGGACGTCGCCGAAATGACCGTCACTGCGACCGATCCCGACGAGGTGCCCAACGACGTCGACATGTTGTTCTCCTCGCTCCCGTCGAGTATCGGCGCGGAGGTCGAGCCCCCGTTCTGCGAGGACGGGTACGTCGTCTCCTCGAACTCCTCGAACGGCCGGATGGACGACGACATCCCCCTCGTGATCCCGGAGGTCAACGCCGACCACCTCGACCTGCTCGAGGTCCAGCGCGACGAGCGCGGCTGGGACGGCGCGATGGTCAAGAACCCCAACTGCTCGACGATCACGTTCGTCCCCACGCTGGCGGCCCTGACCGACTTCGGCCTCGAGAAGGTCCACGTCTCGACGCTCCAGGCCGTCTCCGGCGCGGGCTACGACGGCGTCACTTCGATGGAGATCATCGACAACGCCATCCCCTACATCGGCGGCGAGGAGGACAAACTCGAGACCGAGTCCCGGAAACTGCTCGGGACCTTCGACGGCGCCGAACTGTCGCACAACGGCATGTCGGTCGCGGCCTCCTGTAACCGCATCCCGACCATCGACGGCCACCTCGAGAACGTCTGGGTCGAGACCGAGGACGAACTTACCGCCGACGCGGCCGCCGAGGCCATGCGCGAGTACCCGTCGCTGGACCTGCGTTCCTCGCCGGACCCGCTCATCCACGTCTTCGACGAGCCCGACCGACCCCAGCCCCGGATGGATCGCACGCTCGGCGACGGGATGGCCATCGCCGCGGGCGGCCTCCAGGAGTCGCCCTTCGGCCTGCAGTACAACTGTCTCGCCCACAACACGATCCGCGGTGCCGCCGGCGCGAGCGTGCTGAACGGCGAACTCCTGCTCGAGAACGGCTACATCTAG
- a CDS encoding helix-turn-helix domain-containing protein translates to MTLIVEFEIATPILRRTVDAVSRIDVEEIYQSATGETKLICWVYGDDLGSVETAFDDDDTVRAYTRLEEPNGHRLYSVTLSERGQSHLTYPTAAEYDIGYHEITVTEDTQIRARVPTREALFAYRDVCHEKDIPFRIQRIFQESDRTGDRYGVTDRQREALVVALEEGYFDVPRSTTLTAVADELGISDQALSARLRRGQANLLRTTLRDGAPS, encoded by the coding sequence ATGACGCTCATCGTCGAGTTCGAAATCGCGACGCCGATTCTTCGACGGACCGTCGACGCCGTCTCGAGGATCGACGTCGAAGAGATCTATCAGTCTGCGACGGGGGAGACGAAACTCATCTGCTGGGTGTACGGGGACGACCTCGGGAGCGTCGAGACGGCGTTCGACGACGACGACACGGTCCGCGCGTATACCCGCCTCGAGGAACCGAACGGTCATCGCCTCTACAGCGTCACGCTCTCGGAACGCGGGCAATCGCATCTGACCTACCCCACGGCGGCGGAGTACGATATCGGCTATCACGAGATCACCGTCACGGAGGACACCCAGATCCGCGCTCGCGTCCCGACGCGAGAGGCCCTGTTCGCGTATCGCGACGTCTGTCACGAGAAAGACATTCCGTTTCGAATTCAGCGAATCTTTCAGGAATCGGATCGGACCGGCGATCGGTACGGCGTCACCGACAGACAGCGGGAAGCGCTCGTGGTCGCCCTCGAAGAGGGCTACTTCGACGTTCCGCGGTCGACGACGTTGACGGCGGTCGCGGACGAGTTGGGAATCTCGGACCAGGCGCTGTCCGCTCGGCTCCGACGCGGGCAGGCAAACTTGCTCCGAACCACGCTCCGAGATGGTGCCCCGTCTTAA
- a CDS encoding HalOD1 output domain-containing protein, with product METETPPCESRLRDPSDAYQAEPEQPPSEAVLAAIASATELDTLELADEFGPLYDVIDPSALDSLFRSTAEREQSVGCVTFEYAGYRIAVDRTGRIELADAL from the coding sequence ATGGAAACCGAGACCCCTCCCTGCGAGTCGCGACTACGAGATCCGAGCGACGCCTATCAAGCCGAGCCCGAACAGCCGCCCAGCGAAGCGGTCCTCGCGGCGATCGCGTCGGCGACCGAACTGGACACCCTCGAGCTCGCGGACGAGTTCGGGCCGCTGTACGACGTCATCGATCCGTCCGCGCTGGATTCGCTGTTCCGATCGACGGCGGAGCGGGAGCAGTCCGTCGGCTGCGTGACGTTCGAATACGCCGGCTATCGAATCGCAGTCGATCGGACCGGCCGAATCGAGCTCGCTGACGCCCTCTAG